Proteins from a genomic interval of Pectinophora gossypiella chromosome 4, ilPecGoss1.1, whole genome shotgun sequence:
- the LOC126366424 gene encoding cystathionine beta-synthase-like → MSDHVDPPLCECVPRHGEPYFDLVHMSHESQKPFEVRKKQLSSVLDLIGVTPLIKLNKIPKSEGIKCDMYVKLEYENPAGSIKDRIALRMVTEAEKQGLIKPGVTTLIEPTSGNTGIGIALVAAIKGYKCILVIPDKNSDEKVNTILALGAKVVKTPTDVPFDDPESDIEVAKKLHKKIPNSFILDQFNNPVNPLAHFDGTAEEILWSLDGKVDMVVMGAGTSGTVSGTAYKIKLTYPDCIVIGVDPKGSILAPGNTEHIEYEVEGIGDDFCPDVLYYEVINDWVQTVDYDSFTMARRLIREEGILCGGSSGAAVWAGIQAAKKKGLKEGQKCVVVLPDGIRNYMSKFISDPWMELRYFKLTPDNKHCQEWWYKNLMLKDIQPICSVQENWSMEKAVDTLLSYKPSATVAAVINNDKFITGLLPVQETLNRLENQYKLDDPLKKFIVKRYKGLYMSNEPTLGAVFRALKIEPYVLILDRDDPKHRVKALGLITTSIMLRIISAYYATKTIQKQDA, encoded by the coding sequence ATGTCTGACCACGTAGATCCACCACTATGTGAGTGTGTACCAAGACATGGTGAACCGTATTTTGATCTCGTGCATATGTCTCACGAAAGTCAGAAACCGTTTGAGGTAAGGAAGAAACAACTTTCATCTGTTCTCGATTTGATCGGCGTTACtccattaattaaattaaataagattCCGAAGTCCGAAGGAATAAAATGcgatatgtatgtaaaattggAGTATGAAAATCCAGCTGGATCAATAAAGGACCGTATTGCGTTACGAATGGTGACAGAAGCAGAGAAGCAGGGACTGATAAAACCTGGTGTGACTACACTTATTGAGCCCACTTCAGGAAACACAGGTATCGGGATTGCTCTAGTTGCTGCTATCAAAGGCTACAAGTGCATACTAGTGATCCCAGACAAAAATTCCGACGAAAAGGTGAACACCATACTGGCTTTGGGTGCCAAAGTGGTGAAGACCCCGACAGACGTGCCCTTCGATGACCCCGAAAGCGACATTGAAGTCGCAAAGAAGTTGCATAAAAAAATTCCAAATAGTTTTATATTGGATCAGTTCAACAACCCGGTAAACCCACTTGCACATTTTGACGGGACAGCTGAGGAGATCCTCTGGTCTCTGGACGGTAAGGTAGATATGGTTGTAATGGGCGCTGGCACCAGCGGCACCGTCTCCGGCACGGCTTACAAGATAAAACTGACCTACCCTGACTGTATCGTCATCGGTGTTGACCCAAAAGGATCTATTCTGGCACCTGGTAATACAGAACACATTGAGTATGAGGTTGAAGGCATCGGCGACGACTTCTGTCCTGACGTGCTGTACTATGAGGTTATAAACGACTGGGTGCAGACAGTGGATTACGATTCCTTTACCATGGCGCGACGCCTTATCAGGGAAGAAGGCATCCTATGCGGTGGCAGCTCGGGTGCAGCGGTGTGGGCGGGGATACAGGCAGCTAAAAAAAAAGGGCTGAAAGAGGGGCAGAAATGTGTGGTGGTGCTGCCGGATGGCATCCGAAACTACATGAGCAAGTTCATATCCGACCCCTGGATGGAGTTGCGCTACTTCAAACTCACGCCCGATAACAAACACTGCCAAGAATGGTGGTATAAAAATCTGATGTTGAAAGATATTCAGCCGATATGCAGTGTCCAAGAGAACTGGTCCATGGAGAAAGCAGTCGACACTTTGTTATCCTACAAACCGTCTGCCACTGTCGCCGCTGTCATTAATAACGACAAGTTTATAACGGGACTGCTACCGGTGCAGGAAACGCTAAATCGTCTGGAAAATCAGTACAAACTCGACGATCCGCTAAAAAAATTCATCGTAAAGCGTTACAAGGGTTTATACATGAGCAATGAACCTACTCTAGGTGCTGTCTTCCGCGCTCTTAAAATCGAGCCCTACGTTCTAATCCTCGATCGTGATGATCCTAAACATAGAGTCAAAGCGCTTGGTCTGATTACAACATCAATTATGCTGCGTATCATCTCTGCGTATTATGCAaccaaaacaatacaaaaacaagatGCTTAG